CTGAGGCGCAACAGCGTCACGAGGCTGTGAAAATGTTCCGCGCCGGTCACACTGCCCCCAGTATTGCCACCGCATTTCACCGCAGTCGTCGGTGGGTCTACTATTGGGTGGCCTACCAACGTCAACATCCCCATAGCCGCCTTCGGTCAGCGTCGCGCGCGCCGCGCCACCAGCCCAATCAGATTTCACGCCAAACGACTTATCGCATTGTCCGACTCCGGCAAACCCTGGCTCGCCAACGGAACGCACGCTTGCGGTATGCTCCGGTGGGTGCCCGCACGATCCGCCGCGAGTTGGAGAAACGTCGGGTCAAGCCGTGTCCGAGTTTGAGCACCATCCAACGGATCTTACAGCGGCGTGGCTTGACCCAGCCCCAGCCCGCCGAAGCACGGAGCTATCGTCCGCATCCGCTGGCCACCTACCCCAATGCGGTGCAAGCGACCGACATTGTGACTCGCTGGTTGACCGGCGGGGAGGTGGTGCAGACCTTTACCACGGTCGATCACTGTACCAATACGGCGTCAGCCACACCTCAGCCGCACAAACGAGCCACGGCTGCCCGCGAACACCTGCTGAAAACATGGCAAAAAATGGGTTTGCCTGATCTGGCCCAATTCGACAACGAAAGCGCCTTCAGCGGTGGTCGCCAGCCGCATCGCCTGAGCCCCACGGTGCGGTTGTGTCTCTATATTGGCAGCGAGGTCCTCTTCACTCCCGAATACGAGGCCGACTACAACTGGGTGGTCGAGACCTTCAACAATTTCTGGGCGCATCAATGCTGGGCCAAGCATCGCTTTACCTCGCGGGGACGTATCCCGCCTGTCTATCAGCGTTTCTTGGCTTGGTACGATACCGATTATGCGGCCCCACGTCAGGCCAACACCCCACAGCAGTTGCGGAAGGGGCATCGGCTCCATCGCTTGCCGCAACGGTTGGCCGAACGTATCCCCGAAGATTTGCCGATCTGCCGCGGGCGGGTGCATGCGATCCGGTGTGTGTCAGCGCAGGGCGGCGTCAAGTTCCTCCAGGAAACGTTTCGGGTTGGGAAACGCTATCACGCCAAATACGTGTGGTTGACCTTGAACACGGCCAAGCAAACTTTGACCGTCTACTATCAGGCCGAAGCCGAAGCCGCCTGGCAAACGCTCAAAGTTTTCCCTTATCCGCTCGACGAACCGGTAGTGCCAGTCTTGAAGCCCTTTGCCCGTTTACATGCCCATCGGTCGGTGTGCAG
The Candidatus Acidiferrales bacterium DNA segment above includes these coding regions:
- a CDS encoding helix-turn-helix domain-containing protein, with amino-acid sequence MPPNTKATEAEAQQRHEAVKMFRAGHTAPSIATAFHRSRRWVYYWVAYQRQHPHSRLRSASRAPRHQPNQISRQTTYRIVRLRQTLARQRNARLRYAPVGARTIRRELEKRRVKPCPSLSTIQRILQRRGLTQPQPAEARSYRPHPLATYPNAVQATDIVTRWLTGGEVVQTFTTVDHCTNTASATPQPHKRATAAREHLLKTWQKMGLPDLAQFDNESAFSGGRQPHRLSPTVRLCLYIGSEVLFTPEYEADYNWVVETFNNFWAHQCWAKHRFTSRGRIPPVYQRFLAWYDTDYAAPRQANTPQQLRKGHRLHRLPQRLAERIPEDLPICRGRVHAIRCVSAQGGVKFLQETFRVGKRYHAKYVWLTLNTAKQTLTVYYQAEAEAAWQTLKVFPYPLDEPVVPVLKPFARLHAHRSVCRMC